A single Montipora foliosa isolate CH-2021 chromosome 7, ASM3666993v2, whole genome shotgun sequence DNA region contains:
- the LOC138010802 gene encoding uncharacterized protein isoform X1, which produces MAGKCAAVGCCFSFLVIIGFIFFLTFYLPSYWPIWIGNQPGTDNFYTLIVYDKSLDSDPSYTLKCNVFAVPGFTMPSLQSFTEATTTGFILNGLAVYSKLSNACQPLEDVRNAPNQVHKVALLNMTNNNNTLCPLEKLTVNAQNAGYSVLICFTEEGLDGFPSSYKLLIPILYATNEDCELVPKDSFPYCQYCDTNSFLVSNDRTNVEIRVPPRAQYSFELEKMKSYLSRLYYWFLVGPIITLVWLRRTKKLCWMSGARQVGEGRAVGNGTHSEIRNMEEAANRNEESFLNLVTEGTVENHHGTDDSEGQPLLIAANNAEYTRRQTQGTGRYVNIIKIISVKIAVGFCYLILIIAALPVGISSGGLSFFRFDEGNIITGTSYLHDLFPEMDRGDFDVFQKILSLFWSLFKIFYFFMYSWFACKSTWTVQTDISKLIRSDWFASNISLLVLGIVVPYCSSTESFSFSDQQNLIYFAAYDTVCTVCNGLFIVILNKHKFVTRYVFYISVCMIFAYLESNVVAVFYFALNSQGSLNNLKLTALRTVAIGLTLSTSFSSSMHIIRKLVKPEESLFKSLSEK; this is translated from the coding sequence atggcggggaaGTGTGCTGCAGTGGGCTGTTGCTTTTCCTTCTTGGTGATAATAGGTTTCATCTTCTTCCTTACATTTTATCTACCGAGTTATTGGCCAATTTGGATTGGTAACCAGCCGGGTACCGATAACTTCTACACTCTCATTGTGTATGACAAGAGCTTGGATTCCGATCCCTCATACACACTAAAATGCAACGTGTTCGCCGTGCCAGGATTTACGATGCCTTCGTTGCAGTCCTTCACAGAGGCAACAACCACAGGGTTTATTTTGAATGGACTGGCGGTGTATTCAAAGCTCTCAAATGCATGCCAGCCGCTGGAGGATGTACGCAATGCACCAAATCAGGTCCACAAAGTCGCTCTTCTTAATAtgacaaacaacaacaatactttGTGTCCTTTGGAGAAGCTGACAGTAAATGCACAGAACGCAGGGTACTCTGTGTTGATATGTTTTACAGAAGAAGGCTTAGATGGTTTTCCTTCGTCCTACAAGCTCCTGATTCCAATTTTATATGCTACAAACGAGGACTGTGAACTAGTCCCCAAGGACTCATTCCCTTATTGTCAGTATTGTGATACTAATTCTTTTTTGGTTTCCAACGACCGAACAAATGTGGAGATCCGAGTTCCACCCCGCGCGCAATACTCCTTTGAACTGGAGAAAATGAAATCATATTTAAGCCGACTTTATTACTGGTTCCTCGTTGGACcgataataactttggtttggCTGAGACGTACAAAGAAATTATGTTGGATGTCTGGAGCTCGACAAGTAGGTGAAGGTCGTGCAGTAGGGAATGGAACTCATAGTGAAATTCGAAACATGGAAGAAGCTGCAAATAGAAACGAGGAGTCATTTTTGAACTTGGTTACTGAAGGGACAGTGGAGAATCATCATGGAACGGATGACAGTGAGGGGCAGCCACTGCTAATTGCTGCAAACAATGCCGAGTACACGAGACGGCAGACTCAGGGTACTGGAAGATATGTTAACATTATCAAAATAATTTCTGTCAAAATTGCTGTGGGTTTTTGTTATCTAATTCTCATTATAGCAGCCCTTCCGGTTGGTATTTCCAGCGGAGGGTTATCATTTTTCAGATTTGATGAAGGTAACATTATCACCGGAACATCCTACCTTCATGACCTTTTTCCTGAAATGGACAGAGGAGATTTTGATGTTTTTCAGAAGATACTTTCCTTATTTTGGTcactttttaaaatcttttattttttcatgtatagttGGTTCGCCTGTAAATCCACTTGGACCGTTCAAACCGACATTTCAAAGCTGATTCGGAGTGACTGGTTCGCttcaaacatttctttgttgGTTTTAGGGATAGTAGTACCGTATTGTTCTTCAACagagtctttttctttttctgatcAACAAAACCTTATTTATTTTGCAGCATACGACACAGTGTGCACTGTCTGCAATGGGCTTTTCATAGTCATCTTAAACAAACACAAATTTGTGACGCGGTATGTTTTCTACATCAGTGTTTGCATGATTTTTGCTTACCTTGAGAGTAATGTCGTGGCTGTGTTTTATTTTGCACTCAATTCGCAAGGATCCTTAAACAACCTAAAACTCACAGCTCTCCGCACTGTAGCAATTGGCCTGACTTTGTCTACAAGTTTTAGTTCTTCTATGCACATCATCCGGAAACTTGTCAAGCCTGAGGAATCGCTGTTTAAAAGTCTTTCAGAAAAATAA
- the LOC138010802 gene encoding uncharacterized protein isoform X2: MAGKCAAVGCCFSFLVIIGFIFFLTFYLPSYWPIWIGNQPGTDNFYTLIVYDKSLDSDPSYTLKCNVFAVPGFTMPSLQSFTEATTTGFILNGLAVYSKLSNACQPLEDVRNAPNQVHKVALLNMTNNNNTLCPLEKLTVNAQNAGYSVLICFTEEGLDGFPSSYKLLIPILYATNEDCELVPKDSFPYCQYCDTNSFLVSNDRTNVEIRVPPRAQYSFELEKMKSYLSRLYYWFLVGPIITLVWLRRTKKLCWMSGARQVGEGRAVGNGTHSEIRNMEEAANRNEESFLNLVTEGTVENHHGTDDSEGQPLLIAANNAEYTRRQTQAYDTVCTVCNGLFIVILNKHKFVTRYVFYISVCMIFAYLESNVVAVFYFALNSQGSLNNLKLTALRTVAIGLTLSTSFSSSMHIIRKLVKPEESLFKSLSEK; encoded by the exons atggcggggaaGTGTGCTGCAGTGGGCTGTTGCTTTTCCTTCTTGGTGATAATAGGTTTCATCTTCTTCCTTACATTTTATCTACCGAGTTATTGGCCAATTTGGATTGGTAACCAGCCGGGTACCGATAACTTCTACACTCTCATTGTGTATGACAAGAGCTTGGATTCCGATCCCTCATACACACTAAAATGCAACGTGTTCGCCGTGCCAGGATTTACGATGCCTTCGTTGCAGTCCTTCACAGAGGCAACAACCACAGGGTTTATTTTGAATGGACTGGCGGTGTATTCAAAGCTCTCAAATGCATGCCAGCCGCTGGAGGATGTACGCAATGCACCAAATCAGGTCCACAAAGTCGCTCTTCTTAATAtgacaaacaacaacaatactttGTGTCCTTTGGAGAAGCTGACAGTAAATGCACAGAACGCAGGGTACTCTGTGTTGATATGTTTTACAGAAGAAGGCTTAGATGGTTTTCCTTCGTCCTACAAGCTCCTGATTCCAATTTTATATGCTACAAACGAGGACTGTGAACTAGTCCCCAAGGACTCATTCCCTTATTGTCAGTATTGTGATACTAATTCTTTTTTGGTTTCCAACGACCGAACAAATGTGGAGATCCGAGTTCCACCCCGCGCGCAATACTCCTTTGAACTGGAGAAAATGAAATCATATTTAAGCCGACTTTATTACTGGTTCCTCGTTGGACcgataataactttggtttggCTGAGACGTACAAAGAAATTATGTTGGATGTCTGGAGCTCGACAAGTAGGTGAAGGTCGTGCAGTAGGGAATGGAACTCATAGTGAAATTCGAAACATGGAAGAAGCTGCAAATAGAAACGAGGAGTCATTTTTGAACTTGGTTACTGAAGGGACAGTGGAGAATCATCATGGAACGGATGACAGTGAGGGGCAGCCACTGCTAATTGCTGCAAACAATGCCGAGTACACGAGACGGCAGACTCAGG CATACGACACAGTGTGCACTGTCTGCAATGGGCTTTTCATAGTCATCTTAAACAAACACAAATTTGTGACGCGGTATGTTTTCTACATCAGTGTTTGCATGATTTTTGCTTACCTTGAGAGTAATGTCGTGGCTGTGTTTTATTTTGCACTCAATTCGCAAGGATCCTTAAACAACCTAAAACTCACAGCTCTCCGCACTGTAGCAATTGGCCTGACTTTGTCTACAAGTTTTAGTTCTTCTATGCACATCATCCGGAAACTTGTCAAGCCTGAGGAATCGCTGTTTAAAAGTCTTTCAGAAAAATAA